The following proteins are co-located in the Siansivirga zeaxanthinifaciens CC-SAMT-1 genome:
- a CDS encoding 5-oxoprolinase subunit C family protein: MLKVIKGGFYTSVQDFGRFGCQEFGVPNSGVMDRLSAAFANSILGNDKASGVLEITMAGPTLEFTKRTLICISGANLNPKINDHPVKLNKALHIEAGDVLSFSTLQEGFRCYLAVLGGFNAEIVMNSQSMYSNITSRVILSKNDTLDYTEVLTDKIHSHASIKFPKNHFNSKYIEVFKGPEFDLLSDDQKKIISSFEFSISKNNNRMAYQLEEPIKNNLKPIITSLVLPGTVQLTPAGNLIILMRDCQTTGGYPRVLQLTEHAINILSQKYVGKKVQFKLI, encoded by the coding sequence ATGCTTAAAGTTATTAAAGGCGGGTTTTATACGTCGGTACAAGACTTTGGCCGATTTGGTTGCCAAGAATTTGGCGTACCAAATTCGGGTGTTATGGATCGATTATCGGCAGCCTTTGCGAATAGTATTTTAGGAAACGATAAAGCATCGGGTGTTTTAGAAATAACCATGGCGGGGCCGACTTTAGAATTTACAAAACGAACCCTTATTTGTATTTCTGGAGCTAACTTGAATCCCAAAATTAATGACCACCCAGTTAAATTAAATAAAGCATTGCATATTGAAGCAGGGGATGTGTTGTCATTTTCAACTTTACAGGAAGGCTTCAGGTGTTATTTAGCTGTTTTAGGCGGTTTTAATGCTGAAATAGTAATGAATAGTCAAAGTATGTATTCAAACATTACCAGCAGAGTTATCTTGTCTAAAAATGATACATTAGATTACACTGAAGTTTTGACTGATAAAATTCATAGCCATGCTTCAATTAAATTTCCTAAAAATCATTTTAATTCAAAATACATAGAAGTTTTTAAAGGGCCCGAGTTCGATTTACTTTCAGACGATCAAAAGAAAATCATTTCGAGTTTTGAGTTTTCAATTTCAAAGAATAATAACAGAATGGCTTATCAGTTAGAAGAGCCTATTAAAAATAATTTAAAGCCCATTATTACCTCGCTTGTTTTGCCAGGAACGGTTCAATTAACACCTGCTGGAAATCTTATTATTTTAATGCGAGACTGCCAAACTACTGGTGGCTATCCCAGGGTTTTACAATTAACAGAACATGCGATAAATATTTTATCTCAAAAATATGTTGGTAAGAAGGTGCAATTTAAATTGATTTAA
- the deoC gene encoding deoxyribose-phosphate aldolase — MKHLSSYIDHTNLKASATKEDIITLCEEAKKYKFQTVCINSCYIKLAKILLKDSPVKICTVIGFPLGAMSTASKVYETRQSLFDGADEIDMVINIGYLKSKEFTAVKNDIKSVKNCLPNNILKVILETCYLDESEIIKASELAIEAGADYLKTSTGFGTAGATLAHVKLMKHIANNQCKIKASGGIKDFKTAIEYIHAGADRLGTSSGISIVTGKKANSDKNY; from the coding sequence ATGAAACACCTTAGCAGTTATATAGACCATACCAATTTAAAGGCTAGCGCTACAAAAGAAGATATTATTACGCTTTGTGAAGAGGCAAAAAAATACAAATTTCAAACCGTTTGTATTAACAGTTGCTATATAAAATTAGCTAAAATTTTACTAAAAGATTCGCCTGTAAAAATTTGTACGGTTATTGGTTTTCCGCTAGGTGCTATGAGCACTGCCAGTAAAGTTTACGAAACAAGACAGTCGCTTTTTGATGGTGCCGATGAAATTGACATGGTAATTAATATTGGCTATTTAAAAAGCAAGGAATTTACAGCGGTAAAAAACGATATTAAGTCTGTTAAAAACTGTTTACCGAATAATATTTTAAAAGTTATTTTAGAAACCTGCTATTTAGACGAATCTGAAATTATTAAAGCGAGCGAACTTGCTATTGAAGCAGGTGCAGATTACCTAAAAACTTCGACTGGTTTTGGCACTGCTGGTGCTACTCTAGCCCATGTTAAACTCATGAAACATATTGCTAACAACCAATGCAAAATAAAAGCTTCAGGAGGCATAAAAGATTTTAAAACCGCCATCGAATATATTCATGCAGGTGCCGATCGATTAGGAACATCTTCTGGCATTTCCATTGTTACCGGAAAAAAGGCTAACTCAGATAAAAACTATTAA
- a CDS encoding S41 family peptidase, with amino-acid sequence MKLTLRLLFLSLFLSFTNGFAQNPLIHSPAVSPDGKLIAFNYQGDIWTANADGSNAKRITIHEGYDTNPMWSKDGKTIAFESNRFGNSDIFLVPFQGGLPKRLTYHSAGDYITDYTDNGDILFSTRRDFAQVERESEVFIVNEKGGTPYRFLSSLGFDATLSPNGKFIAFTKGSCRIAREAYRGPAQRDIWLYDIKKDSYTQLTTYDGNDFSPKWANNNTIYFQSSRSGKYNVHKLSINDSGAKIGSVSQVTSLNKFGLFSFNLSKNGNDLIAVSGDEVYMYNIATASLKEVKINIGSDYRFDPIVHKQYSSGINSVAVSANGKYSALEIRGEIFLTENDKDRRKTVNVSTSAYRDRMPTWVNDSTLLFVSDRDGQYDFYLLKSDDPKESNLFKTLKHKVIRLTKTSENETDPVISPDGNLIAYQRGRGELVVASINGDKLSNEKVLLNGWSSPSNIAWSPDSIWLSYGLPDLEFNDEIYIHKADNSMKPVNVSMHPKQDRGAIWSPDGKKLIFSSDRSNGDFDVWFVWLNKKDWQKTPQDWEEEASEENKSKDKKSDKKDDKKKDAVEPITIDFDNIYERQVQVTNFIGGELACGVTKDGETIYYVTGNVSRTDAEMNSDLYKIKWNGKDKKEITSGNSRPSNISQTKDYSHLYLTKSGTLNKLNLAGDKMESLPVAAKMDVDYITETNQIFEEAWKAINDGFYDPNFHGQDWGKLKEKYKPLALKASTRDDFQYIFNLMLGQINASHMGLNGGENREDLQAERTGLLGVELKPQSNGSLVVTAVTSDMPADREVSKLNTGDIITAVNGVELSANTNVYSLFEGTANDKIYLSVTSNGASKEVFIRPQTSNRNENYYAWVKEQKQLTEKYSGGKLGYIHIQGMDWTSFETFERELTAAGLGKEGIVIDVRFNGGGWTTDYLMAVLTVKQHAYTVPRGATNNLERDHTKFKDHYPYSERLPLAAWTKPSIALCNETSYSNAEIFSHAYKSLGIGTLVGVPTFGAVISTGATRLIDGSFVRMPFRGWYVKSTEKNMELGPAVPDVIVYNNPDDKAKASDSQLKKAVEILLSQLKK; translated from the coding sequence ATGAAATTAACATTACGACTGCTATTTCTTAGTCTATTTTTATCCTTTACAAACGGATTTGCACAAAATCCTCTAATACATTCACCTGCCGTTAGTCCCGACGGAAAATTAATAGCCTTTAATTACCAAGGCGATATCTGGACAGCTAATGCCGATGGCAGTAATGCCAAACGCATCACCATTCACGAGGGATACGATACAAACCCGATGTGGAGTAAAGATGGAAAAACCATTGCGTTTGAAAGTAATCGGTTTGGAAATTCAGACATATTTTTAGTGCCTTTTCAAGGTGGTTTGCCTAAACGCCTAACGTATCATTCTGCAGGCGATTATATTACCGATTATACCGATAATGGCGATATTTTATTTTCTACTAGACGTGATTTTGCACAAGTGGAACGAGAATCGGAAGTGTTTATAGTTAACGAAAAAGGAGGAACGCCTTATCGATTTTTAAGTTCCTTAGGGTTCGATGCAACCTTATCTCCAAACGGAAAATTTATAGCTTTTACAAAAGGAAGCTGCCGAATTGCACGTGAGGCGTACCGCGGACCAGCACAACGCGATATTTGGTTATACGATATTAAAAAAGATAGCTACACGCAGTTAACTACCTACGATGGTAACGATTTTAGTCCGAAATGGGCAAATAACAATACCATTTATTTTCAATCTTCTCGTAGTGGAAAATACAATGTTCATAAACTTAGCATAAACGATTCTGGCGCGAAAATAGGTTCGGTGAGTCAGGTTACATCTTTAAATAAATTTGGTTTATTCTCATTTAATTTAAGCAAAAATGGCAACGATTTAATTGCAGTTTCAGGTGATGAGGTTTATATGTATAATATAGCTACAGCATCATTAAAAGAAGTTAAAATTAATATCGGGTCCGATTATAGATTCGATCCAATCGTGCATAAACAGTATAGCTCTGGAATTAATTCTGTAGCAGTTTCTGCAAATGGAAAATACAGTGCTTTAGAAATTAGAGGCGAAATATTTTTAACTGAAAATGATAAAGATAGAAGAAAAACGGTTAATGTGAGCACGTCGGCATACAGAGATAGAATGCCAACATGGGTTAACGATTCTACCTTGCTTTTTGTTTCAGACCGAGACGGACAGTACGATTTTTATCTTTTAAAATCAGACGATCCCAAAGAATCTAATCTGTTTAAAACATTAAAACATAAAGTTATTAGGTTAACCAAAACCAGTGAAAATGAAACCGATCCGGTTATCTCTCCAGATGGTAATTTAATTGCGTATCAACGCGGACGTGGCGAATTGGTTGTAGCTTCTATTAATGGCGATAAATTATCGAATGAAAAGGTTTTGCTAAACGGCTGGAGCTCGCCATCTAACATTGCCTGGTCGCCAGATTCTATTTGGTTATCTTATGGTTTGCCAGATTTAGAATTTAATGATGAGATTTATATTCATAAGGCAGATAATTCGATGAAACCCGTTAATGTTTCTATGCATCCAAAACAAGATCGAGGTGCTATTTGGAGTCCAGACGGGAAAAAATTAATTTTTTCTTCAGACCGAAGTAATGGCGATTTCGATGTATGGTTTGTTTGGTTAAACAAAAAAGATTGGCAAAAAACGCCTCAAGATTGGGAGGAAGAAGCTTCAGAAGAAAACAAATCAAAAGATAAAAAATCTGATAAAAAAGATGATAAGAAAAAGGATGCTGTAGAACCTATAACCATCGATTTTGATAACATCTACGAAAGACAAGTACAGGTAACCAATTTTATAGGTGGCGAGTTGGCTTGTGGTGTAACAAAAGATGGTGAAACTATTTATTATGTTACCGGAAATGTCTCTAGAACCGATGCCGAAATGAATTCCGATTTATATAAAATTAAGTGGAATGGCAAGGATAAAAAAGAGATTACATCTGGAAATTCAAGACCATCAAACATTAGTCAGACTAAAGATTATTCGCATTTGTATTTAACCAAATCGGGTACTTTAAACAAATTGAATTTAGCTGGAGATAAAATGGAATCACTACCTGTAGCAGCTAAAATGGATGTTGATTATATTACAGAAACTAATCAAATTTTTGAAGAAGCATGGAAGGCTATCAATGATGGTTTTTACGACCCTAATTTTCATGGTCAGGATTGGGGAAAATTAAAAGAAAAATACAAACCATTGGCATTAAAAGCTTCTACCAGAGACGATTTTCAATATATTTTCAACCTCATGTTAGGGCAAATTAATGCCAGTCACATGGGATTAAATGGTGGCGAAAATCGTGAAGATTTACAAGCAGAAAGAACAGGTTTGTTAGGGGTGGAGCTAAAACCACAATCTAATGGTTCGTTGGTTGTTACAGCTGTTACTTCAGATATGCCTGCAGATAGAGAGGTAAGTAAGTTGAATACAGGAGATATTATTACCGCAGTGAATGGTGTGGAATTATCTGCGAACACAAATGTTTATAGTTTGTTTGAAGGTACTGCAAATGATAAAATTTATTTAAGTGTTACCTCTAATGGAGCGAGTAAAGAAGTTTTTATTCGCCCACAAACAAGCAATAGAAACGAGAATTATTATGCTTGGGTTAAAGAACAAAAACAATTAACAGAGAAATACTCGGGAGGAAAATTAGGGTATATTCATATTCAAGGTATGGATTGGACAAGTTTTGAAACCTTTGAAAGGGAATTAACAGCAGCCGGATTGGGTAAAGAGGGTATTGTTATTGATGTTCGTTTTAACGGTGGTGGTTGGACTACAGATTATCTTATGGCTGTTTTAACCGTGAAACAACATGCTTATACGGTTCCGCGAGGGGCAACCAACAACTTGGAAAGAGATCACACAAAATTTAAAGATCATTATCCTTATAGCGAGCGATTACCTTTAGCTGCATGGACTAAACCGTCTATTGCTTTATGTAATGAAACCAGTTATTCGAATGCCGAAATATTTTCTCATGCTTATAAGTCGTTAGGAATTGGTACCTTAGTGGGTGTTCCAACATTTGGAGCCGTAATTTCAACGGGAGCCACTCGATTAATTGATGGGTCTTTTGTTAGAATGCCTTTTAGAGGCTGGTACGTAAAAAGTACAGAAAAAAATATGGAATTAGGACCCGCAGTACCAGATGTTATTGTTTATAATAATCCGGACGACAAAGCGAAAGCTTCCGATAGTCAACTTAAAAAAGCCGTTGAGATTTTATTAAGTCAACTTAAAAAGTAA
- the pxpB gene encoding 5-oxoprolinase subunit PxpB has translation MTFKLTYKPFGECSILIEWPHEINENILEDVLNFKEKLQAVLIEQVIEVKHAYNSILVTYNNYIFNFNEYISELKNIYNSSVANQKLERFLWTIPVCYDAVFGLDLESLSQEKNIPTADVIKLHTEAIYTVYFIGFLPGFLYLGGLNEILNTPRKASPRLKIEQGAVAIGGNQTGVYPTESPGGWNIIGNTPISFFNPNLEKPCFAKAGDKIKFKSVSIDNYNDIKLLVEADVYQIESEVIDA, from the coding sequence ATGACTTTTAAATTAACATATAAACCATTTGGAGAATGCTCAATTTTAATAGAATGGCCTCATGAAATTAATGAAAATATTTTAGAGGATGTGCTTAATTTTAAAGAAAAACTGCAAGCTGTTTTAATTGAACAAGTTATTGAAGTAAAACACGCATATAATTCAATATTAGTAACTTATAATAATTATATTTTCAATTTCAATGAATACATTTCTGAATTAAAAAACATTTACAACAGTTCCGTTGCAAACCAGAAATTAGAGCGTTTTTTATGGACGATACCTGTATGTTATGATGCTGTTTTTGGTTTGGATTTAGAAAGCTTATCGCAAGAGAAAAACATACCAACAGCCGATGTTATTAAATTGCATACCGAAGCCATTTATACGGTTTATTTTATTGGATTTTTACCCGGTTTTTTATACTTGGGAGGCTTAAATGAAATTTTAAATACACCTCGAAAAGCATCACCCAGATTAAAAATAGAACAAGGTGCGGTAGCCATTGGGGGTAATCAAACAGGCGTGTATCCAACCGAGAGTCCTGGAGGTTGGAATATAATTGGAAATACACCCATCTCTTTTTTTAATCCGAATTTAGAAAAGCCTTGTTTTGCCAAGGCTGGAGACAAAATAAAATTCAAGTCGGTTTCAATAGATAATTATAATGATATTAAATTATTGGTTGAAGCAGACGTCTATCAGATAGAAAGCGAGGTGATAGATGCTTAA
- the deoD gene encoding purine-nucleoside phosphorylase, with translation MSVHIEAKPGEIAETILLPGDPLRAKWISETFLEAAVCFNTIRGMLGYTGLYNGKRVSVMGTGMGVPSISIYAHELITEYQVKNLIRVGSAGSYQPHVKIRDIVLAMAASSNSGVNELRFNGANYAPTANFELFQKAVDIAKSKNISIKAGNVFTSDAFYEDDLESYKKWSEFGVLCVEMETAGLYSVAAKHSVNALAILTISDSLVTKEQTTSKERETTFKEMIQIALELA, from the coding sequence ATGAGTGTACACATTGAAGCTAAACCAGGTGAAATTGCCGAAACCATATTATTGCCGGGAGATCCTTTACGAGCGAAATGGATTTCTGAAACATTTTTAGAAGCAGCCGTTTGTTTTAATACCATTAGAGGCATGCTTGGTTATACAGGCCTTTATAACGGCAAACGAGTATCTGTAATGGGAACAGGTATGGGCGTGCCTTCAATTTCAATTTATGCCCACGAATTAATTACAGAATATCAAGTAAAAAATTTAATTCGCGTGGGAAGTGCAGGATCTTATCAACCCCATGTTAAAATAAGAGATATTGTACTTGCTATGGCAGCTTCTTCAAATTCTGGAGTTAATGAGCTGCGTTTTAATGGAGCAAATTATGCGCCCACTGCAAACTTTGAATTATTCCAAAAAGCAGTCGACATTGCAAAATCTAAAAATATTTCTATTAAAGCCGGAAATGTGTTTACTTCGGATGCATTTTATGAAGATGATTTAGAATCTTATAAAAAATGGTCGGAATTTGGGGTGCTTTGTGTTGAAATGGAAACAGCCGGATTATACTCCGTTGCTGCCAAACATAGTGTAAATGCCTTAGCTATTTTAACCATATCCGATTCGCTGGTTACTAAAGAGCAAACCACCAGCAAAGAACGAGAAACTACCTTTAAGGAAATGATTCAAATTGCCTTAGAATTGGCTTAA
- a CDS encoding Nramp family divalent metal transporter, translated as MLKNIFKNIGPGPLIAAAFIGPGTVTVCTLAGANFGYALLWAMVLSIIATVVLQGMSARLGLISQKGLSEIIRDEIKTPFIKIFAITLILSAIVIGNAAYEAGNITGGVLGLETLITNPTFQLGNFSIKGFNVLIGFLAITLLYIGNYKVLEKVLVSMVILMSLAFIITVFIIKPDIYSILKGMFIPSIPSQSLLTIMALIGTTVVPYNLFLHASLVKEKWQNPNDLKLVNKDTFIAVVLGGIVSMCIIISATFITTENVTNASDLAIGLEPLFGSFAKYFLAIGLFAAGITSAITAPLAAAYVACGCLGWKAHLKNKQFKMVWMFIIIMGVLFSSLGIKPITVIQFAQIANGMLLPLIAGFLIWVVNKKTILGEFKNNLFQNIFAFIILGISILLSLVTLNNVLKLNIF; from the coding sequence ATTTTGAAAAATATTTTCAAAAATATAGGACCAGGACCTTTAATTGCAGCAGCATTTATTGGTCCTGGTACTGTTACTGTATGTACCTTGGCTGGTGCTAATTTTGGCTATGCTTTATTGTGGGCGATGGTGTTATCTATTATTGCCACTGTTGTTTTGCAAGGGATGTCTGCAAGATTAGGTTTAATATCTCAAAAAGGACTTTCGGAAATTATAAGAGACGAAATTAAAACACCTTTTATCAAAATATTTGCCATAACCTTAATTTTATCAGCAATTGTTATTGGTAACGCAGCTTATGAAGCTGGTAACATTACAGGTGGTGTGTTGGGCTTAGAAACCCTTATTACTAATCCGACGTTTCAATTGGGAAACTTTTCAATTAAAGGCTTTAATGTTTTAATAGGTTTTTTAGCTATTACACTGTTGTATATTGGAAATTATAAGGTTCTGGAAAAAGTTTTAGTATCTATGGTTATACTCATGAGTTTAGCCTTTATTATTACCGTTTTTATAATAAAACCAGATATTTATTCAATTTTAAAAGGTATGTTTATTCCAAGCATACCCTCACAAAGTTTATTAACTATTATGGCTTTAATAGGCACCACTGTAGTGCCCTATAATTTGTTTTTACATGCCTCGTTGGTAAAGGAAAAATGGCAAAACCCAAACGATTTAAAATTGGTTAATAAAGACACGTTTATAGCTGTTGTTTTAGGAGGCATCGTATCTATGTGTATTATTATTTCTGCAACGTTTATTACAACAGAAAATGTGACTAATGCTTCAGATTTAGCAATAGGGTTAGAGCCGCTTTTTGGAAGTTTTGCAAAATATTTTTTAGCCATTGGCTTATTTGCAGCAGGTATTACAAGCGCCATTACGGCACCGTTGGCAGCTGCTTACGTAGCCTGTGGTTGTTTGGGTTGGAAAGCCCATTTAAAAAACAAACAGTTTAAAATGGTCTGGATGTTTATAATTATTATGGGGGTTTTATTTTCTTCTCTAGGAATTAAACCTATAACCGTTATACAATTTGCTCAAATTGCCAACGGAATGTTATTACCATTAATTGCTGGTTTTTTAATTTGGGTAGTCAATAAAAAAACAATTTTAGGCGAATTTAAAAATAATTTATTTCAAAATATATTTGCCTTTATTATATTAGGGATTAGTATTTTACTTTCTTTGGTAACCCTTAATAATGTGCTAAAACTAAATATTTTTTAG
- the pxpA gene encoding 5-oxoprolinase subunit PxpA yields the protein MKNTTIDINVDLGEGVGNEALLMPFITSCNIACGGHAGDLQTMQEVVNLAKRYDVKVGAHPSFPDKEHFGRHTIEMSNADLFVSIKQQIEALLGILDNEQVPLNHIKLHGALYNLAAVNKNTAQVVVDVVKSFDFPVRLYVPFKSVIADFAITNNIEIVYEAFADRNYNDDLTLVSRTQKDAVIHDSNRMFNHVLSVVNYKAVKTISGTYKHIEAETFCIHGDNPNAVELIKYLRMHLETKHIFVS from the coding sequence GTGAAAAATACAACCATCGATATTAATGTAGATTTAGGTGAAGGCGTTGGTAATGAAGCTCTTTTAATGCCTTTTATTACTTCTTGTAATATTGCCTGTGGTGGACATGCGGGAGATTTACAAACCATGCAAGAGGTTGTTAACTTAGCAAAACGGTATGATGTTAAAGTAGGAGCACACCCTTCATTTCCAGATAAAGAACATTTTGGCAGACATACTATTGAAATGTCTAACGCCGACTTGTTTGTATCTATTAAACAACAAATTGAGGCTCTATTGGGAATTTTAGATAATGAGCAAGTACCCCTAAATCACATTAAACTTCATGGTGCTTTGTACAACTTGGCCGCAGTAAACAAAAATACCGCTCAAGTTGTTGTTGATGTTGTAAAATCGTTTGATTTTCCTGTCAGGTTGTATGTGCCTTTTAAGTCTGTTATAGCCGATTTTGCCATTACAAATAATATTGAAATCGTTTATGAAGCCTTTGCAGATAGGAATTATAATGACGATTTAACTTTGGTTTCCAGAACACAGAAAGATGCTGTTATACATGATTCAAATCGCATGTTTAATCATGTTTTGAGTGTAGTAAACTATAAAGCAGTAAAAACTATTTCAGGAACTTATAAGCATATTGAAGCTGAAACGTTTTGCATCCATGGCGATAATCCAAATGCTGTTGAATTGATAAAATATCTTAGAATGCATTTAGAGACAAAACATATTTTTGTAAGCTAA
- the deoC gene encoding deoxyribose-phosphate aldolase, which translates to MEISRNIDYTLLKATSTERDIIDFCHEAITNNFYAVCLNSCYVALAKQLLKNTDIKIATVVGFPLGAMSTEAKIFEAKKAIDDGADEIETVINLGLLKSHNYVSVLRDLNDLKLAIGDTPLKVIIEISELSKNEIVKACEICTDANVDYVKTSSGFSKRGATLTAIKIIKKTLKNKAKIQASGSINNSEIALKYLETGVHRISYEAKMKKTKSARKFV; encoded by the coding sequence ATGGAAATATCCAGAAACATTGATTATACGCTTTTAAAAGCGACATCAACTGAACGTGACATTATAGACTTTTGTCACGAAGCCATTACCAACAACTTTTACGCTGTTTGCTTAAATAGTTGTTACGTTGCTTTGGCAAAACAACTTCTAAAAAACACAGATATCAAGATAGCCACAGTTGTTGGATTTCCTTTGGGAGCCATGTCAACCGAAGCTAAAATTTTTGAAGCAAAAAAAGCCATAGACGATGGTGCCGACGAAATTGAAACTGTGATTAATCTAGGTCTTCTAAAAAGCCATAATTACGTATCGGTTTTACGGGATTTAAATGATTTAAAATTAGCCATTGGAGATACGCCCTTGAAAGTCATTATCGAAATTTCAGAATTGAGCAAAAATGAAATTGTAAAGGCTTGTGAAATCTGCACTGATGCAAACGTAGATTACGTAAAAACATCTAGTGGATTTTCTAAAAGAGGAGCTACACTAACAGCCATTAAAATCATTAAAAAAACACTAAAAAACAAGGCTAAAATTCAAGCTTCTGGAAGTATTAATAATTCAGAAATTGCCTTAAAATATCTTGAAACTGGTGTTCACAGAATAAGTTACGAGGCGAAAATGAAAAAGACCAAATCCGCCAGAAAATTTGTGTAA